The region GATCAGAGCTAACGACAACGGAGAGCTACAGATAGCGAGTTTAttcttttcctatttttatcGCAGGAAATATGCATCGGTTTTCAAAAACCCTAATAAACTGTACTGTAAACAACAAACTAGCATTCAATCGAAAGGTGGGgagtgaaaaataaatggattGCAATCCTAAAAAACCTATCATTCAATCGGTACCATTGCCTATCGCATAATTGTTCCCCGGTCCTGGGTTAGACTGACGTTTCGAGTTTTATTcgagaaaatttaattaaaccctGCCCCACCAGCTAGTACGAGGTCGATAATTACATTAAGTATACATCAAACTTACACCGGGccccctcctctctctctctctcgtcccgTGTTTAGTTTGCTGATGAATTATGCAAACCAGTTTGAGGTGGGGATCGCTCCCTCGTCTAAACCGCACACCGAGCATCATTATGATTGATTACGCTGGAAAATGTTCCACAACAGGCAGTACACATCAAtgagcaacaacatcatctgAAATTCACAGTATGATCGAACGATTACCACATTCGCCCTAGTAGTACCAGTAGTTGATGTTGTTCAAGAACCAATAGTCCACAGATGACCGTAGTGCTGTCGGTGTTaatgaaacatacaaaaaagagcTATGATGTCGTTagtgtaattgaatttcttgTTCGAAGTACCAATACATCGTTCAACGGCGGTTCCCATCCAGCTCTATACCAAGCTACTTCACTCCCATGGACCGGTAGCACGTAGGGGAAATCTTTAACATGATTAAAAGTCAGACCGACCTGCCGATTTTGCTACTCCGCCGATTGACCACCCCGTCGTGTGTGTTCAGTTCAACGATTTTTTCCGGTTCAACGGTGAGTGGGAAATGCTGCGTTAGATGCACTCTTCTCAACGTTATCTCCATTAGTGCTTTATTTCATTGGTTTAACTATGGGGTTAAGTGAAACGAGTTTAAGCAGCAGTTTAAAGCGCAATCACAGCGGAATTATCCTCCCTCCCACACTAACTTGTTTTCCAAATTCCAAATCAGCAACGGTGTGTTTTCATCATGTCACAATAAATCGGagaataaatataaaaaggTCCTAAAAAGGTTCTTCGATTGCATGATAcacttgtttttttgggtttttgaagTAATGGTTTAAAATTGGTTTCGAAGACGGAAATCGAATTCTTTTCCagttgttttaaaaataaagttCTGTTCTTTCAGCTCAGTTAATTGAATCCAAATCATAGAACCCTTTCAATTATGGAAACTACTCTACTGCCGAAACGACCGATTAGCAAATAATTATTCCATTTCCTTGAAACAGACCCAGCGAATTCCCAGAGGGATCAAAGAAAATGCTTGGCACTTCGTTCTTACGACTAGTTCGACGAAGTTCGGGATGAAGTTGACAGTTTCCAGAGTCCCGAAATAACCTTCGGGGTATGTACTATGATTTCAGGAATTTAGCACCAGGTTCTATGAGAAACGTGGAAAGCTATACAACATGATTTGTTAGGTAGTGTACTAGATTTTTACGCGGACAAATGGCCAAAGAACAATTGATTTGTCCCAGTTCTATTTTCTTGTGATTCACTATAGTATAGCTTGCAGAGCTTAAATCTACGTTAGTAATCAATACTAACAAACTATTATGTCTCATACTCGTGCTCATTTCAATACCCTAGCGTGTCTCGTCCCCTTTATTCTGAGAGTAATACTTGATGGCATAAACAGATATTTTGTTCTAGAACAGCATGATCCTAGATACACAATGAGTTACGCAGTATCGAAACGAGCTGTTTGATGCTACAAATAACATTTGTTTAATCTTCATTAGGCATTCCTATGCCTTTAAGATATGTTGTGCGTCAGATCGTTCTACCTATTTCTATCGTACACCATCAGCCCATTACTGAGTATGTTTTCATCAATAAGATAATATGCATACAGTAGCACACCATCCATGAAACGATAGCGACCCGTTACATTAAACAAGATCCATATTAATCATAACCACCCATACCCCACATCTTTTGTACGGTTAGACAACATTATTAATATTACATTACCCTTCACACCCAGCAGCGCGCTTTACCGTGAATGAATATCACAAAATCAATACGCATATCATCTGGTGAGGCACCAAGCGATTACGGCTACACAACCCCCAAGAATCGTACAGCGATTTCAACGAAACCTTGCCGAGTCGAGCACACTTTGGACGGATGTAAATACTGTTCACTGAGAGTGAAACACTTTCACATCAAACAGGATAATTCGTCGAACAAGTGAGCCTACAGGGAACCGTATCCGACGGATGCGTTCTCCGGACCgtgttttgtctttttgaTCCTTATTTTGAAAGCATGGTGGATATTATTCGGACGTCATtatcacacacacacaccaagcCACAGGTCATGCTTATGGCCGAAATTGCTTCTTGATGTAAATGCGTAACAGCATTCTCGGAGaacagcagcggctgctgctgttaaaaCCACACCGCACTCTTCAAATGAGAAAATAAGGCACACCTTGAGGGGCATCGAAATCACAAACGGAAACATAATTATGTCAGAAAGTTCCTTCGGAGCACCATTAAGCGTAGGGAAACGGAATAAAATGTTCAAAAGGGTCCAGCATAAGCCCAGAGGTTGTGTTTCGTAGAAAAACGAAATTGCTTTCCAGAATAGATTACGGCTTTCATCCTTTTAGCCAATGGTTAATAACCTAATGCACCTTGATAGTGCAAAACTGAACGCAACACTTTGTAAGCAGATACCAAGGGTCACTAAAACCACGAGGAATGGAGTGCGCATGAATTAATAATCGGCAACATTGTAAGAGTACTTTGTGCACTTCCAAGCGCACTACACAGCGCGCAAGATAGGCGCAATGGATAATTCATGGGAAAGGAATTCTATCGAAGGAATTCCGAATATCAACAATCAACAGCTTCCTCTAGCCAACACAATTACGTATCAAATCGACTCCAATATCAGCTATGAACGGAACGTGAGAACGATTGTAACAACTTTACGCATTCCGGCACGACTGATAAGGTAATGTATTCTGGTTCCTAAACTAACGCTTAACATTTTACAACTTTCATTTATAGTCTTTCATAGTTGTCTTAGTTTACAAAAATACAACAAACACTCAAACGCGCGCACATCATTCAGTTAAGTGGTTTGCTCCATAACGCGACATGATGGAGAGATCGGACCACCTTGAGGTGACATTTCGCAATTGAGACCAGGAAGAAACCGACATCGCATGCATCCAATCTACCATATGTACGCGGTGATAGATTGCTGTCCTAGCGCAACGCTGCTAGCTCTTATCAGCTGAAACGAACACGAGACGTTCTGGGTTGGTTGACAAAAaggcaaccagcaccaccaccacccgctcaATCTCCTCAATGAAGATGGGCTCTATCGCGAAGGAGCAATATGGTTTGCGATCGACCAACATCATCTCATCCATCGTCGGTTAGCAACGTTCAAGAGGCCTGCCAAGCGAGAGAGGAGAGCTGGAGGAGTGTTAACCGTACAATTGAAATCTCCCGAATAGAAAAGCTAAGACGTTGTGTACTGGGGAAAGCATTAGCCCTGAACACGCGTGACCAGGAACATGCTGGTCCGTCGTCCCGGGGGCTCGTTCCTCATGTCCTTGGGCTTGGAATATGAAACTAAAAAAAGGTCATTCCATTGACGTATTGCTTTTCTAGTCCATCACCAGCCACAACCAGGGACAACCCGAGCGGCTCACCACTGGGCAAATGATGAGGAGGATGTCGCAAGGATGTCTGGCTGAAATGAACCTCTTCTTCGAATCAAAGGACACTGACATTGGATGGTTTGATGGAAAATCCTATCTTCACACAACCGTGGCGCGCAGATTCTTGAGAAAACGAAATACATACAGGGTTGCAGTTGACGTTGGCCGTACTGTACTGTTTTGTAAGAGTCTCTTATGAATACCTTTTGATCAAACACACTCAAATACAAAGAAAGAAGGGCACAAAAGAAACATTCTTTGTGCCCTGAAACGTATTACGTCGTTCGCTACATTGATGCACCTTACATTCATTCTACCACAgaccaaaacaaaatccaaattCTGAAATGTTGCGCAAGTAAAGCAAATTTCCATCATAAATTGTACCTTCTACGACAATTCCTTCCACCAACACCCTGTGCTGCAAGTGAAATCTGTAAGAACCGCGTATAAACGATGGAAAACGAGGCAAAATGCGAAAAGTTGTATGTTTACTTGGCACGCAATTCCAACCAAAGGGAAGCCAGGACGAGGAACAAGCACTTGAGTACACAGAGCAACGATACGCAATCACGCAAGGatgcgatggtttttggcAGAAGAAAGAATATTAATTAGAAGTGACCCAGGGCACCGCCCGCCGGGGGAGAACATGAATATCATTACTGACCTCACGGCAGGCGCCAGCTGGTTAGttctttttggggttttttttcgaagctACCATTAAGCTAATCGTGCAAAGTTTAGGATGGGACACAGAAGCATTCGTCGTGACCGATTAAAGGCGGAAAAACACTCGTCATCGCACTGCAATCACGTGCTTATCATCATGATTATTAACCTCGTCTGTCTCGCGATAGCACGATAGCGGAAAGATGTTTCTTTGTTCTCGAACagatcattcatcatcattccaaaCGTTTTTCTTATTTCAACCAAAAAGGTACACATCCATTTCGAGGTAGCTGTAGCTTCTAGTGTTGCACAAAGTAGTACTTGATTGGAgtagtataaaaaaaaaagctcaaaaacCAAGTGGATTCAAGTAATTAACGAACAACAAATTGCGCCACCATTGAAGTTGCTTCCCAGGCATCATTACTGTGGCCTCACACAATGCACATGCTTAGAAACAGGAACCCAACGCAAACCCGTAATCGTATCTAAGTGTAATGACGTAGAACGTCGCCTTCCTTAGTTGGAACAATTATGGCTTCACTATCTGCGAATTGTGCCCCGCAACACTACAGTTTGATACCAAGGACCGCCGCCGTTTACTGGACTCCGGTTCCCGGCGAGATGATGACGCACGAAGGAAGGGGGCGTAGACATTCTCTCTACATTTTGCCTGTTGCACATTGCCGTTCGCTAGTTCGGtgatatttcattcaccgGCGTCCACCGTCCAAGAGTGTGACAAACACAACTCCCAGCACGATTGGTGGAGAAGTGATGAAATGAATGGAGCAGACCAGACGGTACATAATCACGGTAATCCCTACGGGAGGACACCAAAAACGTTCCGGCACAGGGCGAACCGCCCTTTCCAACACACTGGTTGTCTTTTGATCCCAAAccggaagaaaaaaggaaactcctCTCACCCGGACCGGAAGCTGTGCTTCTTCGTAAAAGGTAATTTCATCTTCGAAGATGGCACACGGTACAGCGATTTGCTTCCTCCGGGATTACTGAGCCTATAGCATCGGCCTAGAGTGCCATGGCCAGAGCGAACCCTGAGAGGTTGACTAGAATGAGATGAAAGCAACACGTGaccaatcgaaacaaacaagAGTCAACGGTGCTACCAGTCGCTTAGAAACGCTCCTAGCAACAGCTAAACCGCCTCTTTACGTGCTTTGCACCGATTGACTCTCctttcacgatttttttttctctaacCAAAAAATGGAACGTTATAAACCCTTACACGGCGTCGTGCGACCTCTAGGGAATGTGATTTTGATCCCGTATGTGCGGACAGCGCGGAAAAGGCCCCGCAAACTCACACACCACATATCTTTGCACTGGAACACCATAAGTACGCGACGCTCGATGAACAGTATCACATCAACATCCTTAGTGCCAACCAATTTTCATCCAATTTGCGTCCCGGAACCGGGGGTGCCCCCGGGTTCCATTATAAAACCAGGCCAAGAAAACTTTATCTCTTTATAAGACGGGTACAAACCTTGTTAGGAAAAAGGTTACAGCTTCCGAAGCAGATGATACCAGTAACCAAGAACATCCATTAGGCGTCGCATTCGCCTTTGACAGATCTAAATTTAAAGTGATAAAGCCGATAACTAATGGGGATAGACGATCAAAAGAATGTCACCATTGGGCGTTACCACTGCGCGCACATATAACACTCATTTCAACAGAACCAGGACATTCCTGGAAACGTTGCCGAGAACATTCCCggaaaaaaaccaattttGCAGTGGACCCGATCCATACCAAACGAGaaagagcgagtgagcgagcctCCAACCAGTAGGGGAGGCACGCGCATCGTGCGTCAAACATACATACGGATGTAAGGGACGCTGATTACGAGGACACGTTTTGCTTCACAGACCAGGAAAGCACATTCATTAGCAGATGAGCACGATTCACTTTTCAACGATTGTGGCCATCTTGCACCCCAAAATTCATCCACAAACCTTTGGCCACTGCCTGGTAAATTATGTTTGTGGGCGTTCGCTTTTCCTCATGCtttgcattttatgcaaaatgagTTTAAAATGCGCGCAACAAACGCAGTGATCAGCAAAAATGCCGAGGGATCAACCGGAAGCGCGAGCTGCAATTGATCCAAGTAATGCGTGCTGATTGCAGCAGCGAATGGGAGGCTCAACGGGCTGTTGTTTCCTTTAATCCACTGCCTGCAATCGATGCAGAGCGCAAAACCTCTATCAACTGTCTTGTGTGGTCATAAAGgccgccgttccgttccggcagtggcagcatatTAAAAAGCGTGACGCCGAGTTTCCTGCATGCCGTTCCTGGTGCTCTATCTAGCCACCGCTAGCGTTTGCTGGCGCCTGGGGTGATGGACGGAGGCTGTATGTATGACGGGCGGACTTGATATTGATTTTCTCTGTCCCAACATTGAGCCATCGCCCGGATGCAGATAATTCGCAAAACGAACTCAGCTGCTTGCTTGCAGCATTTGCAGCCCAATGGGGCGCCGTTAGCCGCAGTAGGTGGGAGGACCGCGATGGAGTTATTTTTATCAGCACTCTTTATGCGGCTCCACCGTCATAGCCTCCGCCAAAAACCACATCCTACGACGATTCGCATGTGCGCGCTGCTCCAGAGGGCAACCAACGAACGCCGTTGTCGTCATGCTGATGATAGCAAAGGTCCCCAAAATAACAGAATGGAACTAAAAATATCAAAGAAGcagaaatgaataaaaccCCCGCCCCGAACTGGACGGGAAAGCGGGTGACAAATGTATGCAATAAACTGGCAACAAACGGGCAAAAGATGtacccgaccgaccgacagtaGCCGGTCTAGGTGGGCTGAAAAGTAGGTCAGCGAAGGAAGGAGACGGCCTTCCCTGGCTCTCGCGCCGTGTCTGGTGGTGGAATTGTTGGCTGAAGATTCTGGGTACTTACACAACCATTCCGTAGGCTCCTTCACCGATGTAGGCCAGGTTGGTGTACCGGGGCCCGACCTCGAACAACTGACCGCGGATGACTTCTGCGTTGGGGTTCGTGTTGACAATACCGTTGTTATTGGCCGCCGCTCCCCCGGCTGCTCCACCAGCTGCTCCTGTagctgcggccgccgccgttgcACCTGCTGCCGCactgtttgctgcttctgccatgCTGATTGATCCGGGTGTGCACTTTACGTCGCAGTCTACTTAGGTACGCCGGTACTTGAGCGAAACGAACGTCTTCGCCGTCGCCTGTTGCTTGGAGACGACTTTCCTGTCGTTTGGTGGCGGGTGTGGCACTGCTACTGGCGTATCCAGTCGCTAGTTATTTGCATTGATTATTTGCGATGGCACAAACACGCGGCACAAACACAGCTCTGCGGACACACCAGACAGCGGGACGGGACCTTCTTCACGCTTCACGGCCACCACACGCTCGCACCACCGACGGAACCGATCTTTGCGGGATATCCGAAGAATGTTACCGAacggggccagcagcaggagatccGATTTTAGCGATTCACCAACGAGCACTAAAAATGTGACACAAAACACGTACACAGCCCGctacacaaacaacacaacacacagaaagCAGACGGCGACCGGCTTCGGGAGGCTGGACGCGTTCACGGGCGGTACACGGGCGGAGGCTGCTGCTTAGCTGCAAACACGGAATTTCACTGTGAAAAGAAGACGGAAAGCACTGAAAAATGGCACACAATCCTTCGGCACACACGAGCCCCCCTTGGTCTGCTGGACGAGCCCCGGATTCTCACGGTTCCGCACGGATCGCCGAACAGCAGGACTTTGACAGCTACTGTCAAAAGCGGGACGCGAAtcgggcctggcctggcctggccgtggGGGCTggcgttttcccttttttttaccgaAACTCCCGGAACAGGAGAAAAACTCCCAAAACACTACTCATGCAGAGCACACATTTGTTGATACGGTCGCAGGGGAGTCGCGGAAACGCAACTGCTGGAGTGCCTCGAGGGAGTGATAAGAGCGACTCACGCGCCCGTTCGCGGTCCTGCCTTTATCATGCACCGAACGGCTTTCCGCGGCAAAATGCCTCACCAATTATCGGGTGATAAAAGGTGCTCCACTCCGGGGAACAGAGATAACAGCCAGCGCGGATGACGACGTCGTCCGTGGTTACCAGCGCGGGCGTGGGCACAACTTCGCTTTGGGCTGGGGTTTGTTTATTCAGGACTGCttccaccgaaccaccgaagcgTGCGTGCCGTGTGGCGGGCGTTTCGCTTACTTTTCTCGCGGCAGGACCAAGATCACTCGCAGAACGCCAACAGGACACTTCCTCGCGACGAGGTCCGCGGATAAAACGAACAGGATTCCACGAGAAACCGCCCGGACGAACGAAAAACGGCCTGGCTTCGGGTGCGTGCGCCGGATCGTCCAACTTTCGGTGCTGTCAAACGAGTTCGATACCTCTTTCTTTTGTAGCACCAAAAATCTCTTACAACCAGTTTAAATCACCACAAAGACCACTCATAATTCGCAGGACATATTTATTGATAAAAACTGCGCTcggaaatgtaaaaataagCTAATTTTCCGCAGTGTAGAAATAAACTCTCCCACCTAAACAGCGATGAgcaaaatgttctacaaaacgTTACACGTCCCAAGAGCGGCGTCAGTGTCAAAAGGCAGCGGCACGAAGCGAGTGTAAACAAATTGGTTGCCGGAGATTTTCGGATATTTCCTGAGAAACGCGCCCATTCCCTGTTCAGTGCAGTACTTTTCAGATACTTTATTAGTAAAACTACCTCATTCAACAATGAACGCACCGCCAACATTCGAATCCTTCCTGCTGTACGAGGGAGAAAAGAAGTAAGTTCTACGAAAGCCCTGCCGGGCCGGCAAGGAGCATGGGTTTTTTGTGATTGTCGGTTGTAATCTTCGTTTTGCACTTTCGTCCTTGCGATAGGATCATAAAGGAGCCGGACATGAAGGTGCCGAATGCGGCCATCTTCACCGTCAACAAGGAAGATCATACATTGGGAAACATGATCCGCAAGTGAGTAGTGAGCCTCGCCGGAACCTGCCGCAAATACTGattctttctctgtctctctcgtcatcatcgtcatcatcagccagctaCTGAAGGACCCGAATGTCCTATTCGCTGGCTACAAACTTCCCCACCCGCTCGAACACAAGTTCGTTCTGCGCATCCAGACGACGTCGGAATATTCGCCGCACGAAGCCTTCATGAACGCCATCACCGATCTGCTGTCCGAGCTGTCCCTGTTCGAGGAGCGGTTCCGTGAGgcgatgaaagaaaagaaggaaggtggCGATTGAACGACCGAGGGCACGGTCCGTTTTCGGGATGGGGCTTggtctactgctgctactgcagtaTGGGACTCATACGGACCGCGTTTTTACGGCCCAACCATCTCGAGGGCTGGGCTCGGGTCGGCTGCGCGTTGCCTACGGTTACGAATGGAGGTGTGTGTATCTGTTTGATGACCTATATATATTGTATGTTCAGTATAAATATTGAATTATTCTAACTAATTCTAAATCGTGCCTTTATATTGCGATTGATTTTTATCCCGAAATGGTTCACAAGGAACTTGCATTAACAATTGTCCTATCTGTTCTTCTGAAATCATATACCTTCCTAAACTCCTgctaattatttttaaaacaaattgcCAACAGATAAcatacttccttccttcctggctTCCCTTCATAAATAATCGACCTCATCTCCTGTGCAACTATTTTCACGGATCAAGCACAAATAAAAACCCTAgttaaacattaaaaagaaaggaaaacaagctACACGAAATCGTCCCCACCCAAGCGGACGGTGGGACTATCGGAATCGTTGTGAAACGAACAATAAAACTGCTGCCGTTGAGCCGTACACATTGAGCGACTTCCGTGGTTGAAGCGATGACCCTAGTACGTTTCATCGTCAGGACACTCTCCTATCTCGTGGCCAAATactgaaaaaaagaagggatcGAAAAGGAAAGATTACATTTAGTACGGTCGCAACGCCACACGAAGAAGGTAAATGCAATGCACCACCCACGTGATACGAACGaatccccccccaaaaaaaggatgtaGCTAATTGGACCCTAAAACGATATCATGTTTATTCGCGTCCGTCCTTTAATCCACCTCAAATTTATTACTTTCAACAGAACATGGTGGTCTTTGTTGAACACAATAAATTAACCTGGCGTTCCGGGAACTCTCTTTTATTTAGAATGACCCCCGTATGAACCCCGTGAAAGAAACACGATACCGTCGTTCGAGGCACGGGCACTAAGCAAGATAACCCCGTCTTTCTATTTGCGAACTTACCCTCACAGCTTTCACAATACTTTCGAGGCGCTGGCAACTTCCGCTCCTTtgcatcgccaccgccgcccggGTGTTTCAACGATTCCGGTGGACTGTCGGAGCACTGCTTCGGACAATCTTCGGTTTCATGCTGATCAAACTCGTCGCAAATGTCGCAGAAAACGCGGGGCGCCGGTTTGCGTTTCTGAATCTCGAAGCTCATGTTGTTACTGAAACAaaagtagagagaaagaaattaaTACTCGACATCATTTTTTTAACCGATGGCTTGTGTTCTTACCTTTCGGTGCCGGTTGATTCGAGCGCTTGCACACGCAGCTTGAGTTTCTCGTTTTTGCGCTGCATATCGACGATGATTGAGTTGAGGAAATCAATCTGTGCCCCGCTGTCGTCTTCCGTTAAACCGGCCAGGGATGTCGCCGGTGGCTGGACATTATTGGCGGCCGC is a window of Anopheles aquasalis chromosome 2, idAnoAquaMG_Q_19, whole genome shotgun sequence DNA encoding:
- the LOC126571890 gene encoding DNA-directed RNA polymerase II subunit RPB11; its protein translation is MNAPPTFESFLLYEGEKKIIKEPDMKVPNAAIFTVNKEDHTLGNMIRNQLLKDPNVLFAGYKLPHPLEHKFVLRIQTTSEYSPHEAFMNAITDLLSELSLFEERFREAMKEKKEGGD